From Fundulus heteroclitus isolate FHET01 chromosome 14, MU-UCD_Fhet_4.1, whole genome shotgun sequence, the proteins below share one genomic window:
- the LOC105921922 gene encoding zyxin: MLDLKMWPVTSALGRKMKAVKSCLVCLASFCEKHLQPHYDSLAFRKHKLVEVPAKPQQNIRSRHDEMRKILRDKYKKDLAAAERTDEQKEVKVSRQQVREKDVKLLRQQVGAVRVSADNVEHSKAAPPSSVNKAVKNRPLSVPTPPDPAPAPGCAVSSDMKKLQQREKIIKYFDKDKPAPVITSGSSKVCGKCGEALSSTQTALKALDKVFHASCFCCMSCCRPLQGLPFYDREGSPQCERCYKNSLPACSRCGEKITDCLLKAMGRCFHPRCFLCSTCSCKLEGGPFVAGEDNQPYCVQDYHRRFSPLCESCKEPIIPAPGSEEMVKVVALDKNFHVKCYRCEDCARPLSLEGDKCSGYPLDGRILCIKCCSKRTKQ, encoded by the coding sequence atgctggacctgaagatgtggcctgtgacGTCTGCACTGGGAAGGAAGATGAAAGCTGTTAAATCCTGTCTGGTCTGCTTGGCCTCTTTCTGTGAGAAACACCTCCAGCCTCACTATGACTCTTTAGCTTTCAGGAAACACAAACTCGTGGAGGTTCCTGCAAAGCCCCAGCAGAACATCCGCTCTCGTCACGATGAGATGAGGAAGATTTTACgtgataaatataaaaaagaccTAGCCGCGGCAGAAAGGACTGACGAGCAGAAGGAGGTTAAGGTGAGTCGACAGCAAGTCCGAGAGAAAGACGTGAAGCTGCTTCGGCAGCAGGTGGGGGCCGTCCGTGTCTCCGCTGATAACGTAGAGCACAGTAAAGCTGCACCTCCCTCCTCTGTCAACAAGGCGGTGAAAAACAGGCCTCTCTCAGTGCCGACACCTCCTGACCCAGCCCCTGCCCCGGGCTGTGCTGTCTCTTCAGACATGAAGAaactgcagcagagagagaaaatcaTCAAGTACTTCGACAAAGACAAACCAGCGCCTGTTATCACCTCCGGTTCGTCGAAGGTTTGTGGGAAATGTGGCGAGGCTCTGTCCAGCACTCAGACGGCTCTGAAGGCCCTGGACAAAGTCTTCCACGCCAGCTGCTTCTGTTGCATGAGCTGCTGTCGCCCCCTGCAGGGCTTGCCGTTCTATGACAGGGAAGGCTCGCCACAATGTGAGCGTTGCTACAAGAATTCCCTGCCTGCGTGCTCTCGATGTGGAGAGAAAATCACCGACTGTCTGCTGAAGGCAATGGGAAGGTGTTTCCATCCCCGATGCTTCCTCTGCAGCACCTGCTCCTGCAAACTGGAGGGAGGTCCCTTTGTTGCAGGTGAAGACAACCAGCCCTACTGTGTCCAGGATTACCACAGGCGTTTCTCTCCTCTGTGTGAGAGCTGCAAGGAGCCTATTATTCCAGCTCCAGGCAGTGAGGAGATGGTGAAAGTGGTGGCTCTAGACAAGAACTTCCATGTCAAGTGTTACCGATGTGAGGACTGTGCTCGCCCACTTTCTCTTGAAGGGGATAAATGCTCAGGTTATCCTCTGGATGGCAGGATCCTGTGCATCAAGTGCTGCAGCAAGAGAACCAAGCAGTGA
- the LOC105921923 gene encoding tripartite motif-containing protein 16, translated as MDSQKFSCSICLDLLKDPVTIPCGHSYCMSCIKGFWDGEDQRRIPSCPQCRKEFIPRPVLEIDMMLSELVEDLKKTGLQATPDDHCNARPEDVACDVCKERKMKAAKSCLVCLISYCQNHLQPHHDVPGLKKHKLVNPSKNLHENICSRHDEVMKIFCRTDQQCICYLCLMDEHKDHKTVPAVAERAEKQKEVQVRRQQIQQRIQDQEKDVKLLQQEVEAINVSADKAVEDSEKIFTEMIRLIQKRSSDVTQQIRSQQETEVSRVKELQEKLEQEITELKRKDAELEQLSDTEDHNQFLLNYPSLSPLSESTHSSSINIRPLRYFEDVTAAVSEFRDQLQDILRDTWTNISREVTEVDVLLSEPKTRTGFLKYSQEITLDPNTVNRDLFLSQGNREVTLMKQQSCPDHPDRFTHWPQVLSRESLTGRCYWEVKKKGRGVVVAVSYKNISRAGQSKECLFGLNDKSWSFRCDADSYTFYHNCIETPVSGPVSSRIGVYLDHRAGILSFYSVSATMTLLHRIQTTFTEPLYAGIGVYYVGPSAEFVKLKRLELI; from the coding sequence ATGGATTCACAAAAATTTTCCTGTTCCATCTGTTTGGATCTACTCAAGGATCCGGTGActattccctgtggacacagctactgtatgagCTGCATTAAAGGCTTCTGGGATGGAGAGGATCAGAGGAGAATCCCtagctgccctcagtgcaggaAAGAGTTCATACCGAGGCCTGTTCTGGAGATAGATATGATGTTATCAGAGTTGGTGGAGGATCTCaagaagactggactccaagctACTCCAGATGATCACTGCAATGCTcgacctgaagatgtggcctgtgatgTCTGCAAGGAGAGGAAGATGAAGGCTGCCAAGTCGTGTCTGGTCTGTTTAATTTCTTATTGTCAGAATCACCTCCAACCTCACCATGATGTCCCTGGTCTGAAGAAGCACAAGCTGGTCAACccctccaagaacctccatgagaacatctgctctcgtcatgatgaggtgatgaagatcttctgtcgtactgatcagcagtgtatctgttatctctgcttaatggatgaacataaagacCACAAAACAGTTCCAGCTGTAGCAGAAAGGGCTGAGAAGCAGAAGGAGGTCCAGGTGAGACGACAACAAATCCAGCAGAGGATCCAGGAccaagagaaagatgtgaagctgcttcaacaggaggtGGAGGCTATCAATGTCTCTGCTGATAAAGCAGTGGAagacagtgagaagatcttcactGAGATGATCCGTCTgatccagaaaagaagctctgatgtgacgcagcagatcagatcccagcaggaaactgaagtgagtcgagtcaaagagcttcaggagaagctggagcaggagatcactgagctgaagaggaaagatgctgagctggagcagctctcagacacagaggatcacaaccagtttctcctcaactacccctcactgtcacCACTtagtgagtctacacactcatccagcatcaatATTCGTCCTCTGAGatactttgaggatgtgacagcagctgtgtcagagtttagagatcaactacaggacatcctgagagacACATGGACAAACATTTCACGAGAAGTAACTGAAGTGGATGTTTTATTGTCAGAACCAAAGACCAGAACTGGATTCCTAAAGTATTCACAGGAAATCActctggatccaaacacagTGAACAGGGATCTTTTCTTATCTCAGGGGAACAGGGAAGTGACCTTAATGAAGCAACAGTCTTgtcctgatcatccagacagattcaccCATTGGCCTCAGGTTctgagtagagagagtctgactggacgttgttactgggaggtgaAGAAGAAAGGGAGAGGAGTTGTTGTAGCAGTTTCATACAAGAACATCAGCAGAGCAGGACAGTCAAAGGAATGTTTATTTGGTCTAAATGACAAATCCTGGTCATTTCGCTGTGATGCAGACAGctacacattttatcacaactGCATTGAAACTCCAGTATCAGGTCCAGTTTCCTCCAGAataggagtgtacctggatcacagagcaggtattctgtctTTCTACAGCGTATCTGCtaccatgactctcctccacagaatCCAGACCACGTTCACTGAGCCTCTATATGCTGGAATTGGGGTTTATTATGTTGGACCCTCTGCTGAGTTTGTTAAACTGAAAAGGTTGGAACTGATCTGA